In a genomic window of Nodosilinea sp. E11:
- a CDS encoding chemotaxis protein CheW, which yields MSNLSLAQSSHLAQTSAGAALATQALSPLTDSYLRFTLGTQVALLPTRQVQEAIATPAARITPMPNMPPALLGLINRRSRVLWVVDLALLLGLPTAYPNSQQYNLVLLQVGTVTLGLRVSDIEGILSLPPQQMQAAPTHVPPGLVPFLRGCVLQDGAVLLGLDGEALLRAPALQAL from the coding sequence ATGAGCAATCTATCGCTGGCCCAAAGCTCTCACTTGGCTCAAACGTCTGCTGGGGCGGCTCTGGCTACCCAGGCCCTAAGCCCGCTGACCGATAGCTACCTCCGTTTTACCCTAGGCACCCAGGTGGCGCTGTTGCCAACTCGCCAGGTGCAGGAGGCGATCGCCACTCCGGCGGCCCGTATTACCCCCATGCCCAATATGCCCCCGGCTCTGCTGGGGCTGATCAACCGCCGCAGCCGGGTGCTGTGGGTTGTTGATCTGGCGCTGCTCCTGGGCTTGCCCACGGCCTATCCCAATTCTCAACAGTACAACCTGGTGCTGCTGCAAGTTGGCACGGTAACTCTGGGGCTGCGGGTCAGCGACATCGAAGGCATTCTCAGCCTGCCGCCCCAGCAGATGCAGGCAGCCCCCACCCACGTGCCCCCTGGGCTGGTGCCCTTTTTGCGGGGTTGTGTGTTGCAAGACGGCGCAGTGCTGCTGGGCTTAGATGGCGAAGCTTTGCTGCGGGCCCCAGCTCTGCAAGCGCTTTAG
- a CDS encoding response regulator transcription factor, which produces MQAILTGTILVVEDTPSEMELMVHYLRESGCTVICAVTAQEALEKAAHQVPDVIVSDVVMPGMSGFELCRSLKKQPATAHVPIVLCTSKNQDIDRLWGMRQGADAYLTKPYTREQLVQSVLTVMRSNR; this is translated from the coding sequence ATGCAAGCGATTTTAACAGGCACCATTCTGGTGGTTGAAGATACCCCTTCAGAAATGGAGCTGATGGTGCATTATCTGCGCGAAAGCGGCTGTACGGTGATCTGTGCGGTCACGGCCCAAGAGGCCTTAGAAAAGGCGGCTCACCAGGTTCCCGACGTAATTGTTAGTGACGTGGTGATGCCTGGTATGAGCGGGTTTGAGCTATGCCGCAGCCTCAAAAAACAGCCCGCCACTGCCCATGTGCCGATCGTGCTGTGCACCTCCAAAAACCAAGACATCGATCGGTTGTGGGGCATGCGTCAGGGGGCTGATGCCTATCTCACTAAGCCCTACACCCGTGAACAGCTCGTGCAGTCGGTACTTACTGTGATGAGGAGCAACCGATGA
- the bcsA gene encoding UDP-forming cellulose synthase catalytic subunit, whose amino-acid sequence MLHPTPPLYRWLTKTLPDRIYALTQYLNRWQMLLLLVCLGLLTKPLLVVNPAIWQQGIVAMLLIALGYSVLSLEDSHAHSSSDRERLHLFMIALSSLTTLRYLYYRTRNTLNFDTPLDGFFSLLLYAAELYALGTLFLSYFQTLRLRDRASVDLTPVPQAQWPTVDIYIPTYNEEVEIVRKTVVAAVAIDYPPEKKQVYVLDDGRKYPERRAELQAICDELGAALLVRDNNDHAKAGNINTALERTMGDLVLILDCDHIPVRGFLKETVGFFLDKTVALVQTPHWFYNPDPFERNLMTQGQIPVGNELFYKVLQKGNDAWNAAFFCGSAAVVRRNHLLEVGGIATETVTEDCHTALRLHSLGYRTIYYDKIMVAGLAPEKFSAYVGQQVRWARGMAQILRLENPLFNRQLKLSLPQRVCYFSATSHFFFGFPRLMYALAPTLFLLFSINSVQGLGIETLFYALPHIVLSMQTNHIPYKRVRFSFWNEIYEFAMSFQAGIVTLLALVNPKLGSFNVTAKGLVVNQRTFDASSVRYLLILGLLTAASLVAVPFWLLLSPEDTQAVLINALWCSFNLVLVLAACLVALEQPQMRRSHRLPRQITAIIHSNGQSWTGKTLDVSESGAQILLDEWPNVADQVWVELVGDYDGRALLEAQIVRATATSRLETELAMDFVNLSPSQADDLTLVLFSDVKEWYSQNRNQVDKPLRSLQFIATTLWRVFTDLQPATGQKMRKQVQAPVELAWEGWHGESYPARVVEMGSRDLRLEVQNVTELDRATLLETLPTVGLLFPAGPALPVAQSLVAQVDQAMELPSLTADQSRMVLELTFPTSLASQQRRKIQALLRSLA is encoded by the coding sequence ATGCTCCATCCCACCCCGCCCCTCTACCGCTGGCTAACCAAAACCCTGCCCGATCGCATCTATGCGCTCACCCAGTACCTGAACCGCTGGCAGATGCTCTTGCTGCTGGTCTGTCTGGGGTTGTTGACCAAGCCGCTGCTGGTGGTCAATCCCGCGATTTGGCAGCAGGGGATTGTGGCGATGCTGCTGATTGCTCTGGGCTACAGCGTGCTGAGTCTAGAGGATAGCCATGCCCACAGCAGCAGCGATCGCGAGCGACTGCACCTGTTCATGATTGCCCTTAGCAGCCTGACCACTCTGCGCTACCTCTACTACCGCACCCGCAACACCCTCAACTTTGACACCCCGCTAGACGGCTTTTTTTCGCTGCTGCTCTACGCGGCCGAGCTATATGCCCTGGGAACGCTGTTTTTGTCGTACTTTCAGACGCTGCGGCTGCGCGATCGCGCCTCGGTAGACCTTACCCCTGTGCCTCAAGCCCAGTGGCCCACGGTCGACATCTATATTCCTACCTACAACGAGGAGGTAGAGATCGTGCGCAAAACCGTGGTGGCGGCAGTGGCGATCGACTACCCACCGGAGAAAAAGCAGGTCTATGTGCTGGATGACGGGCGCAAATACCCCGAGCGGCGGGCCGAGCTCCAGGCAATCTGCGATGAATTGGGGGCAGCGCTGCTCGTCCGTGACAACAACGACCACGCCAAGGCGGGCAACATTAATACTGCGCTAGAGCGCACCATGGGCGACCTGGTGCTGATTTTAGACTGCGACCATATTCCGGTGCGGGGCTTTTTGAAAGAAACCGTGGGCTTCTTTCTAGACAAAACCGTGGCCCTGGTGCAGACCCCCCACTGGTTCTATAACCCCGACCCCTTTGAACGCAATTTGATGACCCAGGGCCAGATACCCGTGGGCAACGAGCTATTTTACAAAGTGCTGCAAAAGGGCAATGATGCCTGGAACGCCGCCTTTTTTTGTGGTTCGGCGGCAGTCGTGCGGCGCAACCACCTGCTAGAGGTGGGAGGCATTGCCACCGAAACCGTTACCGAAGACTGCCACACCGCCCTGCGGCTGCACTCTCTGGGCTACCGCACTATTTACTACGACAAGATTATGGTGGCGGGGCTGGCCCCAGAAAAATTCTCGGCCTACGTGGGCCAGCAGGTGCGTTGGGCGCGGGGCATGGCCCAGATTCTGCGGCTAGAGAACCCGCTGTTTAATCGCCAGCTCAAGCTATCACTACCCCAGCGGGTCTGCTACTTCAGCGCTACCTCGCACTTTTTCTTTGGCTTCCCCCGGCTGATGTATGCCCTGGCACCGACGCTGTTTTTGCTGTTTAGCATTAACTCGGTGCAGGGGTTGGGCATTGAAACCCTGTTTTACGCGCTGCCCCACATTGTGCTGTCAATGCAGACCAACCACATTCCCTACAAGCGAGTACGGTTCTCGTTTTGGAATGAAATCTACGAGTTTGCTATGTCGTTTCAGGCAGGAATTGTGACGCTGCTGGCCCTGGTCAACCCCAAGCTGGGCAGCTTCAACGTGACCGCTAAGGGCCTAGTGGTTAACCAGCGCACCTTCGATGCCAGCAGCGTACGGTATTTGCTGATTTTGGGGTTGCTGACGGCGGCCTCGCTGGTGGCGGTACCCTTTTGGCTGCTGCTTAGCCCCGAAGACACCCAGGCCGTGCTGATCAACGCGCTGTGGTGCAGTTTTAACCTGGTGTTGGTGTTGGCCGCCTGCCTGGTCGCCCTCGAACAACCCCAGATGCGCCGCTCCCACCGTCTGCCTCGGCAGATCACCGCTATCATCCACAGCAACGGCCAGAGCTGGACGGGTAAAACTCTGGATGTCAGCGAGAGTGGTGCTCAAATTCTGCTCGATGAATGGCCCAACGTGGCTGACCAGGTGTGGGTCGAGCTGGTGGGTGACTACGACGGGCGGGCGCTACTCGAAGCCCAAATTGTGCGTGCTACGGCCACCAGCCGCCTTGAGACTGAGTTGGCAATGGATTTTGTCAATCTCAGCCCCAGTCAGGCCGACGATCTCACCCTGGTGCTGTTTTCTGACGTTAAAGAATGGTATTCCCAGAACCGCAACCAGGTGGATAAGCCGCTGCGATCGCTGCAATTTATCGCCACTACGCTCTGGCGGGTGTTCACCGATCTGCAACCGGCCACCGGCCAAAAAATGCGCAAGCAGGTGCAGGCCCCAGTCGAGCTCGCCTGGGAGGGTTGGCACGGCGAAAGCTACCCGGCCCGCGTCGTCGAAATGGGCAGCCGCGACCTGCGCCTAGAGGTGCAGAACGTCACCGAACTCGATCGCGCTACTCTGCTTGAAACCCTGCCCACGGTGGGGCTGCTGTTTCCGGCTGGCCCTGCCCTGCCGGTGGCTCAAAGTTTGGTGGCCCAGGTCGATCAGGCCATGGAGCTACCCAGCTTAACTGCCGACCAGTCACGCATGGTGCTAGAGCTGACGTTCCCGACCTCGCTGGCTTCCCAACAGCGCCGCAAGATTCAGGCATTGTTGCGATCGCTGGCCTAG
- a CDS encoding GAF domain-containing protein, whose product MTTDFRPYTSASAADDGGLVPQNGAALPPEQSGKETMLYRGVAYGTDVKDSIKITRRSQFGLVQWFSNLSVRQKQLAGLLTSEAISVLGLAGVGSLLIISGGRSQLLNQAEAELAVTDIEYNIKIDQMGFGFRGQSDNRAIVDAAVAYARGETVAPGSIATVQQILENEIKARNIEYATLVGNDLKIIANANRDRQGQQFDPNGLVGTVLKNPRQIKASAIVSWNELRNEAPPLPPGFADQDALIRYTVTPVSDPVSGAVVGALVAGDIVNGKDAIPSGTIAPFSNGYSAIYQRNADGGFDLATGLYAGDNPNLAQAVANVPLDSPALIEQAVARPGQEVTRRDQINGTTYTLAARTIEDFSGEPVAVMVRGTSEAALNTLIGNSLRLQMLIVLLALAADVGLATLLGRSILRPMKNLQQATWRFGMGDRQARADVFASDEVGQVAQAFNQLAENIASSEALLRRQSQREQSVAARATLLNDLTGRIRQSLNEQNILSTSVEGLREVLEVDRVLIYHFHPGFKGGDITAESVGRGWKRAMGQSIQDPLTPEALERYYTGQVTTMANRQEAELSHCHCAILEKLNVVANMVAPLMVGDELMGLLCVHQCDRPRDWSPDDIELLQQVSVQTGYALSQARLLQQQQLNATRERQLTEIVSLMRESLEESRIFRAAVTETRRALGAERVTVYQFDETWRGTFVAESVEPGWPAALEDKVFDPCFKEKFIEQYRQGRVQAVANIAESGLTECHLRQLEKYDVKANLVAPIVIGEKLMGLLIAHQCSAPREWNALEINFFRQVALQLGFALEQSRVYAQAAALSEERRQKQEALQMQLIELLSEVEGASQGDLTVRADVTAGEIGTVADFFNSIVESLRQIVTKVKTSAEQVNASLGQNEGAIQDLANEALRQADDVTRTLASVEAMTSSIQQVARSAQQAAVVANSASTTAETSGQAMDLTVQNILTLREIIGETSKKVKRLGESSQQISKAVSLINQIAMQTNLLAINAGIEAARAGEEGQGFAVVAEEVGELAARSAEATKEIERIVETIQRETAEVVDAMDQSTTEVVAGTRLVEDAKRSLGRILDVSQQIDLLVRSISEATVSQVEISEAVTHLMQGIAEESTRTSQSSREISTSLRATVDVARSLQATVGTFKTGEE is encoded by the coding sequence ATGACCACAGACTTTCGACCCTACACCTCTGCTTCGGCTGCTGACGACGGTGGTTTGGTGCCGCAAAATGGTGCGGCCTTACCCCCCGAGCAGTCGGGTAAGGAGACGATGCTCTATCGCGGTGTGGCCTACGGCACAGACGTGAAAGATTCAATCAAAATTACCCGGCGATCGCAGTTTGGCTTAGTTCAGTGGTTTAGCAACCTGAGCGTGCGGCAAAAGCAGCTGGCGGGCCTGTTGACCTCCGAGGCGATTTCGGTGCTGGGTCTGGCGGGGGTAGGGTCGTTGTTGATTATCTCCGGCGGTCGCAGCCAGCTGCTCAACCAGGCTGAGGCAGAGCTAGCGGTTACCGACATTGAGTACAACATCAAAATCGATCAGATGGGCTTTGGCTTTCGGGGCCAGTCTGATAACCGCGCCATTGTGGATGCGGCGGTGGCCTATGCCCGAGGTGAGACCGTTGCTCCAGGGTCGATCGCTACGGTGCAGCAAATTCTTGAAAACGAAATCAAAGCCCGCAACATCGAGTATGCCACCCTGGTGGGCAATGACCTGAAAATTATTGCCAACGCTAACCGCGATCGCCAGGGGCAGCAGTTTGACCCCAATGGCTTGGTGGGCACAGTCCTAAAAAACCCACGACAAATTAAAGCTAGCGCCATTGTCAGCTGGAATGAGCTGCGCAACGAAGCCCCGCCCCTGCCCCCCGGCTTTGCCGACCAGGATGCGCTGATTCGTTACACGGTCACCCCGGTCAGCGACCCAGTCTCTGGAGCGGTGGTTGGGGCGCTGGTTGCGGGCGACATTGTCAACGGCAAAGACGCCATTCCTAGCGGAACGATCGCCCCCTTTAGCAATGGCTATAGCGCCATTTACCAGCGCAACGCCGACGGCGGTTTTGACCTGGCTACCGGCCTCTACGCGGGCGATAACCCCAACCTGGCTCAGGCGGTAGCTAATGTGCCCCTCGACTCGCCCGCGCTGATTGAGCAGGCGGTGGCCCGCCCCGGTCAAGAGGTGACCCGCCGCGACCAGATCAACGGCACTACCTACACCCTGGCGGCTCGCACGATTGAAGATTTTTCCGGTGAGCCCGTAGCAGTGATGGTGCGGGGCACCTCTGAAGCCGCCCTCAACACCCTGATTGGCAACAGCCTGCGGCTGCAAATGCTGATTGTGCTACTGGCCCTCGCCGCTGACGTAGGCCTGGCCACCCTGTTGGGCCGCTCCATTTTGCGACCGATGAAAAACCTTCAGCAGGCAACCTGGCGCTTTGGTATGGGCGATCGCCAGGCCCGCGCCGATGTCTTTGCCAGCGACGAAGTGGGTCAGGTGGCCCAAGCCTTTAACCAATTGGCAGAAAACATCGCTAGCTCAGAGGCTCTGCTGCGCCGCCAGAGCCAGCGCGAACAAAGCGTTGCCGCTCGCGCCACCCTACTAAACGATTTGACTGGCCGCATTCGCCAGTCGCTCAACGAGCAAAATATTCTCAGCACCTCCGTGGAAGGGCTGCGGGAGGTGCTAGAAGTCGACCGCGTGCTGATTTACCATTTCCATCCTGGGTTTAAAGGGGGTGATATTACCGCCGAATCTGTGGGACGCGGCTGGAAGCGGGCGATGGGGCAGTCGATTCAAGACCCTCTTACCCCCGAGGCCCTAGAGCGCTACTACACTGGGCAAGTCACCACCATGGCCAATCGTCAGGAGGCTGAACTGTCTCACTGCCACTGTGCGATTTTAGAAAAGCTGAACGTAGTGGCTAACATGGTCGCTCCCCTGATGGTCGGCGACGAGCTAATGGGCTTGCTGTGCGTGCATCAGTGCGATCGCCCCCGCGACTGGAGCCCCGACGACATCGAACTGCTACAACAGGTGTCGGTGCAGACTGGCTACGCCCTCAGCCAGGCTCGTCTGCTTCAGCAACAGCAGCTCAATGCCACCCGCGAGCGCCAGCTCACCGAAATTGTCTCCCTCATGCGCGAAAGCCTAGAGGAATCCCGTATCTTCCGTGCCGCCGTCACCGAAACCCGGCGAGCCCTAGGCGCTGAACGGGTCACTGTGTACCAATTTGACGAAACCTGGCGGGGCACCTTTGTGGCCGAGTCGGTGGAGCCAGGCTGGCCCGCTGCCCTTGAAGACAAGGTCTTTGACCCCTGCTTTAAAGAAAAATTTATTGAGCAGTATCGCCAGGGCCGGGTGCAGGCCGTAGCCAACATCGCCGAATCTGGACTGACCGAGTGCCATCTGCGCCAGCTTGAAAAGTATGACGTCAAGGCCAACTTGGTGGCCCCCATTGTGATTGGCGAAAAGCTGATGGGGCTGCTAATTGCCCACCAGTGCAGCGCCCCCCGCGAGTGGAACGCCCTGGAGATCAATTTCTTCCGCCAGGTGGCTCTCCAGCTCGGTTTTGCCTTAGAGCAGTCCCGCGTCTACGCCCAGGCTGCCGCGCTTTCTGAAGAGCGTCGCCAAAAGCAAGAAGCCTTGCAAATGCAGCTCATTGAGCTGCTCAGCGAGGTCGAAGGGGCCTCCCAGGGCGACCTTACGGTGCGCGCCGACGTTACTGCCGGAGAAATTGGCACCGTCGCCGACTTTTTTAACTCCATTGTGGAAAGTCTGCGACAGATTGTGACTAAGGTAAAAACCTCTGCTGAGCAGGTCAACGCCTCCCTGGGGCAAAACGAAGGAGCCATTCAAGACCTGGCCAACGAAGCCTTGCGCCAGGCCGACGACGTGACTCGCACCCTGGCTTCGGTCGAAGCTATGACCAGCTCCATTCAGCAGGTGGCTCGCAGCGCCCAACAGGCTGCCGTAGTGGCTAACAGCGCCTCGACCACCGCCGAAACCAGCGGCCAGGCGATGGATCTGACGGTACAAAATATTCTCACCCTGCGAGAAATCATTGGTGAAACCTCTAAAAAGGTGAAGCGCCTGGGTGAGTCATCTCAGCAAATCTCTAAGGCGGTGTCGCTGATTAACCAGATTGCTATGCAGACTAACCTGCTCGCCATCAACGCTGGCATTGAGGCCGCCCGCGCTGGGGAAGAAGGCCAGGGCTTTGCGGTGGTGGCCGAAGAGGTGGGCGAGCTGGCGGCCCGCTCTGCCGAAGCCACCAAGGAAATCGAGCGGATTGTCGAAACCATTCAGCGCGAAACCGCCGAGGTGGTCGACGCGATGGACCAGAGCACCACTGAGGTGGTCGCGGGTACTCGCCTAGTCGAAGACGCCAAGCGAAGCCTGGGCCGCATTCTCGATGTCTCTCAGCAAATCGACCTGCTAGTGCGATCGATTTCTGAAGCCACGGTCTCCCAGGTCGAAATTTCTGAAGCCGTTACCCATTTGATGCAGGGCATCGCCGAAGAATCGACTCGCACATCCCAGTCTTCGCGGGAGATTTCTACCTCCCTGCGGGCGACCGTCGATGTGGCGCGATCGCTCCAGGCCACCGTCGGCACCTTTAAGACCGGCGAAGAGTAG
- a CDS encoding response regulator, with translation MASSSSPTPLHPLSLLAQVSSRQVTGCLQVMTPTNTWLLYLEQGQLNYVSTVERAFERLDSHLRRLSLQVPALVSAVRVQVRLLFEQQAVPLADYQAICWLVEQQHLHPNQASTLVETLSKEVLEDFLDVREGSYEMFEGDSLGNAPRYCQLNLRSTVEECYARLKQRRNSMSHINGGYQRLGSNGVAAPSGSPTSTTLPSREKAPNGSTKPGSKAQYTIACIDDSPTVLQAINSFLDDKIFSVIMIDDPVKALMQVIRTKPDLILLDVTMPSLDGYELCSLLRRHPDFKSTPIIMVTSNTGLIDRAKAKLVRASGYLTKPFNQSDLLKFIFKYLN, from the coding sequence ATGGCATCCTCATCTTCCCCTACCCCTCTACACCCGCTGAGCCTGCTGGCCCAGGTGAGTAGTCGGCAGGTGACCGGCTGTCTTCAGGTGATGACGCCGACTAATACCTGGCTGCTTTACCTCGAACAAGGGCAGCTCAACTATGTTTCAACCGTTGAACGGGCTTTCGAGCGCTTGGATAGCCATCTACGGCGGTTGAGTCTTCAGGTTCCTGCTTTAGTGAGTGCCGTGCGAGTGCAGGTGCGGCTGCTGTTTGAGCAGCAAGCTGTCCCCTTGGCCGATTATCAAGCCATTTGCTGGTTGGTAGAGCAGCAGCACTTGCATCCCAATCAGGCCTCAACCCTGGTCGAAACCCTGTCTAAAGAGGTACTAGAAGACTTTCTGGATGTGCGCGAGGGTAGCTATGAAATGTTTGAAGGCGATAGTTTGGGCAATGCTCCCCGCTACTGCCAACTCAATCTGCGCTCTACGGTAGAAGAATGCTACGCCCGCCTAAAGCAGCGCCGTAATAGCATGAGCCACATCAACGGTGGTTACCAGCGTCTGGGAAGCAATGGGGTAGCTGCGCCCTCTGGGTCTCCGACCTCTACGACTCTGCCGTCGAGGGAAAAAGCTCCCAATGGATCGACCAAGCCGGGGTCTAAAGCTCAATACACAATTGCTTGTATTGACGATAGCCCTACGGTGCTCCAGGCCATTAATAGCTTTTTAGATGACAAAATCTTCTCGGTCATCATGATTGATGATCCGGTTAAAGCGTTGATGCAGGTGATTAGAACTAAGCCCGATTTAATCTTACTCGATGTCACTATGCCTAGCCTAGATGGCTACGAACTCTGCTCGCTACTGCGGCGTCATCCAGACTTCAAAAGTACTCCAATCATTATGGTAACGAGCAATACTGGTTTGATCGATCGAGCTAAAGCAAAACTGGTTAGGGCATCGGGATATTTGACCAAACCTTTTAATCAATCTGATCTACTTAAGTTCATTTTTAAATATTTGAACTAG